A genomic segment from Mastomys coucha isolate ucsf_1 unplaced genomic scaffold, UCSF_Mcou_1 pScaffold7, whole genome shotgun sequence encodes:
- the LOC116082347 gene encoding cytochrome b-c1 complex subunit 7: MAGRPAVSASSKWLDGFRKWYYNAAGFNKLGLMRDDTIQETEDVKEAIRRLPENLYNDRMFRIKRALDLTMRHQILPKEQWTKYEEDKFYLEPYLKEVIRERKEREEWAKK, translated from the exons ATGGCTGGCAGACCTGCTG TTTCAGCATCAAGCAAGTGGCTGGATGGTTTTCGAAAGTGGTATTATAATGCTGCAGGATTCAATAAACTGG GGTTAATGCGAGATGATACAATACAAGAAACTGAAGATGTAAAAGAAGCCATAAGAAGGCTTCCTGAGAACCTTTATAATGACAGAATGTTTCGAATTAAGAGAGCCCTGGACCTGACTATGAGGCATCAGATCTTGCCTAAGGAACAATGGACAAAATATGAGGAG GACAAATTCTACCTTGAACCCTATCTGAAAGAGGTTATtcgggaaagaaaggagagagaagagtgggCGAAGAAGTGA